A window of Halobellus sp. LT62 contains these coding sequences:
- a CDS encoding MATE family efflux transporter, with protein sequence MLSVPRERVRSVGERTLDLGWPVAVQQTLNTLMRTVDILVTGFFSPVAVAAIGLADLYSRIPLRIGMGLGSGAIALSSQETGRGDSVTRDRAVTQALLIGLLCGFPLVLVGFGFSEALIGLLGAESAVVREGGRYLTIIFAAAPMRIVGFVGARALQGTGDTRTPMAINGGATGLNILLSLTLGLGLAGAPRLGIVGVGIATAVGRTVEALLVVGVFLSGRSAVSIARPRGLLLTRQLLGVSVPDILGGLSTEIANFPFNSLVLLFGTEANAAYHIANRIYQQFAAPFFRAFRTVSSILVGQALGAGEPGEARETATLVALFSLATLGTIGALLFVAAEPLATLFTRDAATIGFATEFNRAFAVSMVFIGVYFPLSGTLKGAGDTRTPFYAGVVGSYVFLLGASYLLAITLGLGLSGVFVGIVLSYVARAAIVGREILGDDWTALAARMISERESANE encoded by the coding sequence TTGCTCTCAGTACCCCGTGAGCGCGTCCGCTCCGTCGGCGAACGAACGCTCGATCTCGGGTGGCCCGTCGCCGTCCAGCAGACGCTCAACACGCTGATGCGGACGGTCGACATCCTCGTCACGGGCTTCTTCTCGCCCGTCGCCGTCGCGGCGATCGGGCTCGCGGACCTCTACTCGCGGATCCCGCTCCGCATCGGGATGGGTCTCGGCAGCGGGGCGATCGCGCTCTCCAGTCAGGAGACCGGGCGCGGTGACTCCGTCACCCGCGACCGCGCCGTCACGCAGGCGCTGCTCATCGGTCTGCTCTGTGGGTTTCCGCTCGTTCTCGTCGGGTTCGGGTTCAGCGAGGCGCTGATCGGGCTGCTCGGAGCGGAGTCCGCGGTCGTCCGCGAGGGCGGTCGCTACTTGACGATCATCTTCGCCGCCGCGCCGATGCGCATCGTCGGGTTCGTCGGCGCGCGGGCGTTGCAGGGGACCGGCGACACCCGCACGCCGATGGCGATCAACGGCGGCGCGACCGGCCTGAACATCCTTCTCTCCCTGACACTCGGGTTGGGTCTCGCCGGCGCGCCTCGGTTGGGAATCGTCGGCGTCGGGATCGCGACAGCGGTCGGTCGGACGGTCGAAGCGTTGCTCGTCGTCGGCGTCTTTCTCAGCGGCCGCTCGGCGGTGTCGATCGCGCGGCCGCGGGGACTGCTTCTCACCCGCCAACTGCTCGGCGTGAGCGTTCCCGACATCCTCGGCGGATTGAGCACCGAGATCGCGAACTTCCCGTTCAACTCTCTGGTGCTGCTCTTCGGCACCGAGGCCAACGCCGCCTACCACATCGCCAACCGCATCTACCAGCAGTTCGCGGCCCCGTTCTTCCGCGCGTTTCGGACCGTTTCGAGCATCCTCGTCGGGCAGGCGCTCGGCGCGGGAGAGCCGGGCGAGGCGCGCGAGACGGCGACTCTCGTCGCCCTGTTCAGCCTCGCGACGCTCGGGACGATCGGCGCGCTGCTGTTCGTCGCCGCGGAACCGCTCGCGACGCTTTTCACTCGCGACGCCGCGACGATCGGCTTCGCAACCGAGTTCAACCGCGCGTTCGCGGTCTCGATGGTCTTCATCGGCGTCTACTTCCCGCTCTCGGGCACGCTGAAGGGTGCTGGCGACACGCGAACGCCGTTCTACGCGGGCGTCGTCGGCTCGTACGTGTTCCTCCTCGGGGCGTCGTACCTGCTCGCGATCACGCTCGGGCTCGGGCTGTCCGGCGTCTTCGTCGGGATCGTGCTCTCGTACGTCGCCCGCGCCGCCATCGTCGGCCGCGAGATTCTCGGGGACGACTGGACGGCGCTCGCCGCGCGGATGATCTCGGAGCGAGAATCCGCGAACGAGTGA